TATTTCTGCCGGTTTGGGTATGGCAGTGGCCAGCCGTTTGCAAAAAGAAAAAGATCGTCAGCACATCGCCGTAATTGGTGATGGGGCCTTAACAGGAGGACTTGCTTTTGAAGGACTCAATCATGGTGGAGTTGAAAACAGTAACCTTTTGGTGATTCTGAATGATAATTGCATGAGCATCGACCCTAATGTCGGCGCACTTAAAGATTATCTGACCGATATTACTACCTCTCCATCCTATAATAAATTTAGAGATGATGTTTGGTATTGGCTAGGAAAAATTTCCAAATTCGGACCCAATGCCAGGGAAATTGCAGCTAAAGTTGAAAATGGACTAAAAGCAGCCATGCTTCAACAAAGCAACTATTTTGAATCGTTAAAATTCAGATACTTCGGTCCAATCGACGGACATGATGTAAAACACCTTTCTAAAGTTTTAAAAGATTTACGTTCTATTCCCGGACCAAAAATCCTTCATGTTCTTACGGTTAAAGGAAAAGGATATAAACTGGCCGAAGAAGATCAAACTCTTTGGCACTCTCCGGGACTATTCAATAAAGATACCGGCGAAATAATATCGGTAAAAAGTGCTAAACCTCAACCTCCAAAATACCAGGATGTTTTTGGAAATACCATGGTTGAACTAGCTGAACTGAACCCTAAAATTGTTGGTGTAACACCGGCTATGCCTTCAGGTTGTTCGCTTAATATTATGATGAAAGCAATGCCTGATAGAGCTTTCGATGTAGGTATTGCTGAACAACATGCAGTAACGTTTAGTGCCGGAATGGCAACTCGTGGATTGGTTCCTTTTTGCAATATCTATAGCACTTTTATGCAAAGAGCTTATGATCAGGTTATTCATGATGTGGCATTGCAAAAACTTAATGTGGTATTTTGTCTTGACCGAGGTGGATTGGTTGGAGCTGATGGAGCTACTCACCATGGAGCTTTCGATTTAGCCTATTTCCGTTGTATTCCTAATATGGTGGTTTCTGCCCCTATGAATGAACAGGAGCTCCGAAACCTCATGTATACCGCTCAATTGCCCAATCAAGGCCCCTTCAGTATTCGTTACCCTCGTGGTAATGGGGTTATGGTGGATTGGAAAACTCCATTTGAAGAAATTACCATTGGAAAAGGCCGAAAATTGAAAGATGGTGATGATGTTGCCATAC
The Bacteroidia bacterium DNA segment above includes these coding regions:
- the dxs gene encoding 1-deoxy-D-xylulose-5-phosphate synthase, which translates into the protein MDEIKAGPLLSQITYPADLRKIKEEDLPQVCDELRQYIIDIVSVKGGHFGASLGVVELSVALHYAFNTPYDQLIWDVGHQAYGHKMLTGRRENFHTNRLYKGISGFPKRSESEYDTFGVGHSSTSISAGLGMAVASRLQKEKDRQHIAVIGDGALTGGLAFEGLNHGGVENSNLLVILNDNCMSIDPNVGALKDYLTDITTSPSYNKFRDDVWYWLGKISKFGPNAREIAAKVENGLKAAMLQQSNYFESLKFRYFGPIDGHDVKHLSKVLKDLRSIPGPKILHVLTVKGKGYKLAEEDQTLWHSPGLFNKDTGEIISVKSAKPQPPKYQDVFGNTMVELAELNPKIVGVTPAMPSGCSLNIMMKAMPDRAFDVGIAEQHAVTFSAGMATRGLVPFCNIYSTFMQRAYDQVIHDVALQKLNVVFCLDRGGLVGADGATHHGAFDLAYFRCIPNMVVSAPMNEQELRNLMYTAQLPNQGPFSIRYPRGNGVMVDWKTPFEEITIGKGRKLKDGDDVAILSLGHMGNLAVDAIQKLETEAYSVAHYDMRFAKPIDEELLKEVFTKFDKVITLEDGCLPGGFGSAVLEFMADNNFHAKVKRLGIPDRFVDHGTQQELWNECGYDVAAIVQAVKELVPEKSQALAG